In Camelina sativa cultivar DH55 chromosome 13, Cs, whole genome shotgun sequence, the genomic window GGGTCGAAGTCAAGTCAATGCTAACTGCGGTATCCAGCAAGCCATCTAGATCTGGTCGGGTACACCCGTTTACCACTTTAGACAACGCCATGAGTCGACACACTCTCCACGTCATCGTTTACTACCCTCGTAGTCCATTCGGGTCCTTTGACCTCGACTCCGTCCGGATCTCGTTGTCTGAGCTCCTCTCTATGTACCCGCCTGTTGTTGGTCGGGTCGCTAAAACCCCGGACGGGATCTTGGAGGTGAAGTGTAACGACGCCGGACTGCGAACCTTGAAAGCCAAAGTCTGTGTTGGTATTGATGAATGGCTAAGATCAGCCGATGGACATGATGAAAGTGATTTAACGGCTTGGGAAGATATGCCAGAAGATCCGAGTACTTGGGCACCGTTTCGTCTACAGGTTCATTTACACATAATATAGTATAAGTTTGTTTGTCTAAGTTCATCAGTTTGTTTCGGTTTGGAACTTCTAAAAATTGGATTGAGAAAGTTCTGTCAGTTTTCACCAAACATAATCTAGGTTCTGTCTGGTTTCATTTTGGTTTAGGGTGATAAAAGAATagtaattattataaaactataaatttgttttggtttttaggtaaaatttcagtttttaagTATTTTAGGTATATTTTGGTAAATTGACTAAATTCAAAGTAATTTTTGGATCTTGGGAGCCAAAGTTTTTGTTGGTAAATTGTACTTCTATATCATGAATTTGGTAAGTTTAAATCTTAGAAGTTATTTGTGCTGATAAAATGCTTAGATGTTATAAGTATGGCCTGGTTTATCAACCGAGATTTATGTACAATCAAAGATATGTATATAAGTTACGGCTTATTTTGCACAATAACTTCGTAATCTCTATATCGAACCAAAAACCGAATACTATTGATTTCCCAgcctttgatatttttaaattttttgtaacGATTTTGGCAGATAAACGAATTTGAAGGGGGAGGAGTAGCAATAGGCCTAAGCTGCCCACACAGGCAAGCAGACGCAACAACACTTACTGTTCTCTTAAAATCATGGACAGAAGCCCAACGCCGTCGATGTCTCGTCCATCCTCCGTCCTTCTCACCACTACCCTCCATCTTAACTGATGATACTGACGCCGTTAAACCCAACAGTGCGTCCATTTCTGAGCCCATTTCAACAAAAACAGCCACCGCAACGTTTCGTTTCTCTAGCTCCGCCTTCAAGAAATATGTCGAAGAAGAGGGTATATTCCCCAAAGCCTCACCGTTAGATGTGTTTGCCGCTCTTTTCTGGACACGTGTCGCTCTAGTAAAGCGCAAGAGCCATGATCGAGTGTGTATGTGTGTGGACTTCAGGAGGCTTTTGCCTAATCCACTTCCTTATGGCTTCTTCGGAAACGCTTTAAACTTTTCGTCTCTAGAGATGACTAACGTGGCTGATCAGGGGATTGTACATGTTGCACGTTTGATAAACGACCACGTGACGAACCTAACCGTGGAGAAAATCAGGTCTGATCTAAACCGGGTTGGGGAACAAGAGCTGATGTACGGTAGAGATTTGACGATTGTGAATATGGAGCATATGATCGTTGAAGGAGACCCGATGATGTACGACGCTGTGTTTGAGGACGGTGTTAGGCCTGTGCATGTAAGTTACCGGATCGGAAACGTTGGTGGAGAAGGGGTGATTATGGTGATGCCGTCCCCGGAGAAAGGGTTTGGGAGGGTTGTATCGGTTACTTTACCGGAGGAGGAGATGTCGAAGTTACTTGTGGATCAAGAAATCCTTCGATTTGAGCCCAAGATTATTCTAAGTGGTGTGAAGTAATTTATAAGAAGGCtctttgagaaaaagaaatat contains:
- the LOC104736815 gene encoding protein ECERIFERUM 26-like is translated as MGIVQENRVEVKSMLTAVSSKPSRSGRVHPFTTLDNAMSRHTLHVIVYYPRSPFGSFDLDSVRISLSELLSMYPPVVGRVAKTPDGILEVKCNDAGLRTLKAKVCVGIDEWLRSADGHDESDLTAWEDMPEDPSTWAPFRLQINEFEGGGVAIGLSCPHRQADATTLTVLLKSWTEAQRRRCLVHPPSFSPLPSILTDDTDAVKPNSASISEPISTKTATATFRFSSSAFKKYVEEEGIFPKASPLDVFAALFWTRVALVKRKSHDRVCMCVDFRRLLPNPLPYGFFGNALNFSSLEMTNVADQGIVHVARLINDHVTNLTVEKIRSDLNRVGEQELMYGRDLTIVNMEHMIVEGDPMMYDAVFEDGVRPVHVSYRIGNVGGEGVIMVMPSPEKGFGRVVSVTLPEEEMSKLLVDQEILRFEPKIILSGVK